One stretch of Candidatus Baltobacteraceae bacterium DNA includes these proteins:
- a CDS encoding DNA-formamidopyrimidine glycosylase family protein: protein MRPKPDSIREALFALQINLHAVPELPDVAAYITALEPRVIGQPVESTAVASVSLLRTADPPLASVVGKTVRKLRRIGKRIAFGLDDDLWLVLHLMIAGRLHWRAPGTKLAGRNQLAAFGFPEGTLVLTEAGSKRRAQLHVLRGTEAANVLDAGGIDVFASDLATFKAAMTAENHTLKRSLTDPRILSGIGNAYSDEILHAAHLSPIAQTRKLTDAEWKRLFEATRATLQLWIDRLREEVKGDFPERVTAFREDMAVHGRHGKPCPRCGSPVQRISYADNETNYCAKCQTGGVLLADRSLSRLLKGDWPKTLTELEEKFTLK, encoded by the coding sequence GTGCGTCCGAAACCTGATTCCATTCGAGAGGCGCTTTTTGCGCTGCAGATCAATCTTCATGCCGTGCCCGAGCTTCCGGACGTCGCTGCATACATCACGGCGCTCGAGCCGCGTGTGATCGGTCAGCCGGTCGAGAGCACGGCGGTCGCGAGCGTCTCACTGCTGCGCACTGCGGATCCGCCGCTTGCGAGCGTCGTCGGAAAGACGGTGCGCAAGCTGCGGCGCATCGGCAAACGAATCGCATTCGGCCTCGACGACGACCTTTGGCTCGTGTTGCATTTGATGATTGCGGGGCGCTTACACTGGCGTGCGCCGGGAACCAAGCTCGCAGGACGCAATCAGCTCGCCGCCTTTGGGTTTCCCGAAGGCACGCTCGTCCTGACGGAAGCCGGGAGCAAACGCCGGGCACAGTTACACGTACTACGCGGTACGGAGGCGGCAAACGTGCTCGACGCCGGCGGAATCGACGTCTTCGCAAGCGACCTCGCGACGTTCAAGGCTGCGATGACCGCCGAGAATCACACGCTCAAGCGCTCGCTGACCGATCCACGCATCCTCAGCGGAATCGGCAACGCGTATTCCGACGAGATACTGCACGCGGCGCACCTTTCGCCGATCGCCCAAACGCGCAAGCTCACGGACGCCGAGTGGAAACGTCTCTTCGAGGCGACGCGCGCAACGCTGCAACTGTGGATCGACCGGCTTCGCGAGGAAGTGAAGGGCGATTTCCCCGAACGCGTTACCGCATTTCGCGAAGACATGGCGGTCCACGGACGGCACGGCAAACCATGTCCGCGATGCGGCAGCCCGGTACAGCGCATCAGTTACGCCGACAACGAGACGAATTATTGCGCGAAGTGTCAGACCGGCGGCGTGCTGCTCGCAGACCGGAGTCTCTCACGGCTTCTCAAAGGCGACTGGCCCAAGACGCTCACCGAACTCGAAGAGAAGTTTACATTGAAGTAA
- a CDS encoding FecR domain-containing protein, producing MATGFTRQGVAAVGTVLRHVAGEVGYTQTAGAPYVAVAGEQLVSDGSFAVVGQRSRALLTLPDSSLVGIGANSRIEVNAIRQAENASSTISIPQSGGTLRFDVKHPKGAVSNYTFVTPSSNVAVRGTIGLISSSATNGDVISCLACSPNDVVVTIGSNAYPLVSGQTLVVTSAGAVSTVSTTGSILQSFSEAGLSTDPSAAAPVVLEPPHDATGQVLGAAAAAAAGAVLVDKHGAGPTPLPTSSGLVNLQSRPKR from the coding sequence GTGGCCACTGGCTTCACACGGCAAGGAGTCGCCGCAGTTGGTACAGTTCTCCGGCACGTTGCCGGTGAGGTCGGTTATACGCAAACCGCTGGTGCGCCATATGTTGCGGTTGCGGGTGAGCAGCTCGTTTCCGACGGCAGCTTCGCCGTCGTCGGTCAGCGATCGCGCGCTCTCCTTACGCTCCCGGATTCATCCCTAGTCGGAATCGGCGCGAACTCGCGAATCGAAGTCAATGCGATCAGGCAGGCGGAAAATGCGTCGTCCACGATCAGCATACCTCAGTCCGGCGGGACGCTGCGGTTCGACGTCAAGCATCCAAAAGGCGCGGTATCGAACTACACGTTCGTCACTCCGAGTTCAAATGTAGCCGTGCGCGGGACGATCGGACTCATCTCGTCCAGCGCCACGAACGGCGACGTCATCTCGTGTCTTGCCTGCAGCCCAAACGACGTTGTCGTGACCATTGGTTCGAACGCGTATCCGCTCGTAAGCGGACAGACTCTCGTCGTAACGTCCGCCGGTGCCGTCAGTACCGTAAGCACGACCGGCTCGATTCTGCAGAGCTTTTCCGAGGCAGGTCTCTCGACCGACCCGAGTGCTGCCGCACCCGTAGTGCTCGAACCGCCGCATGACGCGACAGGTCAGGTTCTCGGTGCCGCTGCCGCCGCAGCTGCTGGGGCCGTCCTCGTCGACAAGCACGGCGCCGGTCCAACGCCACTCCCGACGTCGAGCGGTCTCGTTAATCTGCAGTCCCGGCCGAAACGATGA
- a CDS encoding AIM24 family protein produces the protein MKSKITGDTLPVLEIGLELGDMIIAEPGEFSWMTQNVVLNTTPMTAGAKGLFGVLGRALSGGGLFMTEYSAQGGPGLIAFAAKVPGHILELQVQPGRGYMIHRHGFLCATSGLELTMGFQRSLGAGIFGGNGFVLQRLGGACTAWVELGGAIVTYDLAPGETLQVHPGHVGMFEESVSFDVTLLPGIRNIFFGGDGLFVARLTGPGKVWLQSLTLPNLAHALAPYIGGGAQTSGSIQSGIAGGLAGSVLRDFFGR, from the coding sequence ATGAAGTCGAAGATCACGGGTGATACGCTTCCGGTCCTCGAGATCGGACTCGAGCTCGGCGACATGATCATCGCCGAGCCCGGTGAGTTTTCTTGGATGACGCAAAACGTCGTCTTGAACACGACGCCGATGACGGCCGGCGCTAAGGGATTGTTCGGCGTGCTGGGGCGCGCGCTCTCCGGCGGCGGATTGTTCATGACGGAATATAGCGCGCAAGGGGGCCCCGGCTTGATCGCGTTTGCCGCGAAAGTTCCCGGACATATCCTCGAATTGCAAGTGCAGCCCGGACGCGGCTACATGATTCACCGGCATGGATTCTTGTGCGCAACGAGCGGCCTCGAGCTGACGATGGGCTTTCAACGCTCGCTCGGTGCGGGAATTTTCGGTGGAAACGGTTTCGTCTTACAACGGCTCGGCGGCGCGTGCACGGCGTGGGTCGAGCTCGGCGGCGCAATCGTCACCTACGATTTGGCGCCCGGTGAAACGCTGCAAGTTCATCCGGGCCACGTAGGGATGTTCGAAGAGAGCGTGAGCTTCGACGTTACGCTGCTGCCCGGAATTCGCAACATCTTTTTCGGCGGTGACGGGTTGTTCGTCGCACGGCTCACGGGGCCGGGGAAAGTTTGGCTGCAATCGTTGACGCTTCCGAATCTCGCGCACGCACTCGCACCGTACATCGGCGGTGGAGCTCAGACGTCAGGTTCGATTCAAAGTGGTATCGCCGGCGGGTTAGCCGGTAGTGTTCTGCGCGACTTCTTCGGCCGCTGA
- a CDS encoding PilZ domain-containing protein encodes MGLFGGKASNRREHERVKKGYKAAYSLDGETWRPAIGVDLSDEGMCILTQEETGDVQYSVRATLDTRVVNMRCIPVWHNKVNHNGKAVECYGLKFVGIAADDWDAVVRFISGEDVQEKNKAQEQLETAKPKTDDVARMLPQAFQHKLFAELVKRHRLAPLEDKPHPLVQFEYGGVAPWRGKNMHRLTIHSKITDGKKEERFSTRFMFDENGKEIIVLN; translated from the coding sequence ATGGGACTGTTCGGTGGCAAGGCCTCGAATCGTCGCGAGCATGAGCGCGTCAAAAAGGGCTACAAAGCCGCCTATAGCCTCGACGGCGAAACGTGGCGGCCCGCGATCGGTGTCGATCTCAGCGATGAGGGCATGTGCATTCTCACGCAAGAGGAGACGGGCGATGTGCAATACAGCGTACGCGCCACCCTCGACACGCGTGTCGTCAACATGCGTTGCATTCCGGTTTGGCACAACAAAGTCAATCACAACGGTAAAGCGGTCGAGTGCTACGGGTTGAAGTTCGTCGGCATCGCGGCTGACGATTGGGACGCTGTTGTGCGCTTCATCTCCGGCGAGGATGTTCAGGAGAAAAACAAAGCACAAGAACAGCTCGAAACCGCCAAGCCCAAGACGGATGACGTCGCGCGGATGCTACCGCAGGCGTTTCAGCACAAGCTCTTCGCCGAGCTCGTCAAGCGCCACCGCCTCGCGCCGCTCGAAGACAAGCCGCATCCGCTGGTTCAATTCGAGTATGGAGGCGTCGCGCCGTGGCGCGGCAAGAACATGCACCGTCTTACGATCCACTCGAAGATAACGGACGGCAAAAAAGAAGAGCGTTTTTCAACGCGCTTCATGTTCGACGAGAACGGCAAAGAAATAATCGTTCTGAACTAG
- a CDS encoding SpoIIE family protein phosphatase, protein MTRRVAEFDWASTPLGPTSTWSPALRSTVENVLACGFGLLLWWGEDLIQIYNDAYRPVLGAKHPDRALGQPTRECWNEIFDVIGPLIYQPLHGGAPSVSDDLELVLRRNGFEEETHFSVAYSPVFDESVESGIGGVLATVQETTEKVIGERRMRLLRDLAAAATQAKTVVEQCQLAVDNMARHGRDVPFSFIYLKDGESGNFQLAASAGVDDADAARWRFDPKLRPGSVELVDSSFGVCACTPIPSSAGNESTGVLVAGVSPIMRFDERYVDFCALVAAQIGSAIASARVHEEERRRAEALAEIDRAKNVFFSNVSHEFRTPLTLMLGPLSDLSKTVGAREKPLVDSAYRNSLRLLKLVNTLLEFSRLEAGRAEATYAKTDLAALTEEICSVFRSAIESAGLKYRVDVALDGPVYVDRSMWEKIVLNLLSNALKFTLAGEIRVSLRRARGYAELRVSDSGVGIPAGELPHVFERFRRVRATTSRSHEGSGIGLALVKDLVDLHRGSIQAESEFRKGTTFIVRVPFGSAHLDAEAVENEPSAVLRSGEIAEQYLAEVDSTITRSAETSAPPGPATGAKQRSRILLADDNGDLRDYVSRLLSREYDVTAVRNGVEALDAARELRFDAIISDVMMPEMDGFELLKAVRADPDLATTPFIMLSARAGPEHALEGVTIGADDYIAKPFSAEELRARVRANLNAGEIRQRAWELSEEQFRTFAEAVPVIVWSATPDGYVDWYNNRWYAYTGHDPEESLGWGWQGVPHLEDLPKIMEAWPHSLATGARFEMELRLRGRDGRYRWFLTRAEAHRDDCGNIVRWYGSYVDVDAQKHALEGSKRVAEALQSVFLPDRLPRTANVRFDAIYVAAEKDALIGGDWFDAVQLPNGSILISIGDVAGHGVGASITAASIRQSMIGYALTGADPAEILKHANRVTRFQYPETFATAIVGIIDRSCEVLSYASAGHPAPFLAETRDAPARPLDAGGIPLGIADTMETVLHRLPITRDAVLVLYTDGLTEFARDIERAEKTMRSVMSDLVGNASVAHPAVAVQKAVLGENRPVDDVAILLAQFGTVDSRMLPVDPESLVKEWRFHSSDAQTARTSRHELTKFIHAHAADMESVYVAELIFGEILANTVEHAPGLVLIRIDWSDELPVATIRDSGPGLRYIIARLPETLDDGGRGLFLIKALAADVSIDQTSDAGTELRVVLPVPRKAY, encoded by the coding sequence ATGACCCGGCGGGTCGCCGAATTCGACTGGGCATCGACTCCGCTTGGCCCGACCTCGACCTGGTCGCCGGCGCTTCGAAGCACCGTCGAAAACGTGCTCGCCTGCGGCTTTGGGCTCTTGCTGTGGTGGGGCGAAGACCTCATCCAGATCTATAACGATGCCTACCGGCCAGTTTTAGGAGCGAAGCATCCGGACCGGGCGCTGGGACAGCCAACGCGCGAGTGCTGGAATGAGATATTCGATGTCATCGGCCCGCTCATCTATCAGCCACTTCACGGAGGGGCGCCGTCGGTCAGCGATGATCTCGAGCTTGTCCTGCGTCGCAACGGCTTCGAGGAAGAGACGCATTTCAGCGTCGCCTACAGTCCGGTCTTCGATGAAAGCGTCGAGAGTGGAATCGGCGGCGTGCTCGCGACGGTGCAAGAGACGACCGAGAAGGTTATCGGCGAGCGTCGCATGCGATTGCTGCGCGACCTCGCGGCTGCCGCAACGCAAGCCAAGACGGTCGTCGAGCAGTGTCAGCTCGCAGTCGATAACATGGCGCGGCACGGCCGCGACGTTCCCTTTTCGTTCATCTACCTGAAAGATGGCGAAAGTGGTAATTTTCAGCTTGCCGCATCCGCGGGCGTAGACGATGCAGATGCGGCGCGTTGGAGATTCGATCCGAAGCTTCGGCCCGGCTCCGTCGAACTGGTCGATAGTTCTTTCGGCGTTTGCGCTTGCACGCCGATTCCATCCAGCGCCGGGAACGAGTCGACCGGCGTGCTCGTCGCGGGCGTCAGTCCGATCATGCGGTTCGATGAGCGTTACGTTGATTTCTGTGCACTCGTCGCGGCACAGATCGGCTCCGCGATCGCGAGCGCGCGCGTGCACGAAGAAGAACGCCGGCGCGCGGAGGCCCTGGCGGAAATCGATCGCGCGAAGAACGTGTTCTTCTCCAACGTCAGCCACGAGTTTCGCACCCCGCTGACGCTGATGCTCGGGCCGCTTTCCGATCTCTCGAAAACCGTTGGAGCCAGGGAAAAGCCACTCGTCGACTCCGCGTATCGCAATTCGCTGCGGCTGCTCAAGCTCGTCAACACGCTGCTGGAGTTCTCGCGGCTCGAGGCCGGAAGAGCCGAAGCGACCTACGCCAAAACCGATCTCGCCGCGTTGACGGAAGAGATCTGCAGCGTCTTCCGCTCGGCGATTGAGAGCGCCGGGTTGAAGTACCGCGTCGACGTCGCGCTCGACGGTCCCGTCTATGTCGACCGTTCGATGTGGGAGAAGATCGTTCTCAATCTGCTCTCGAACGCGCTGAAATTTACGCTCGCGGGAGAGATCCGCGTTTCGTTGCGGCGCGCCCGCGGTTACGCCGAGCTGCGCGTGAGCGATTCGGGTGTGGGAATTCCGGCCGGTGAACTGCCGCACGTCTTCGAACGTTTTCGACGAGTGCGCGCAACGACGTCGCGCTCACACGAGGGCAGCGGCATCGGATTGGCGCTCGTGAAGGATCTCGTCGATCTGCACCGCGGATCGATCCAGGCTGAAAGCGAATTTCGCAAGGGCACGACGTTCATCGTGCGCGTTCCATTCGGCAGCGCGCATCTTGATGCCGAGGCCGTCGAGAACGAGCCATCCGCCGTCCTACGCTCCGGCGAAATCGCAGAGCAGTACCTGGCTGAAGTCGATTCGACGATTACGCGTTCCGCGGAAACGTCCGCGCCGCCCGGACCGGCCACCGGCGCGAAACAGCGGTCGCGCATTCTTCTTGCGGATGACAACGGCGATTTGCGCGATTATGTATCGCGCTTGCTCTCGCGCGAGTACGACGTGACCGCAGTTCGAAACGGCGTAGAAGCGCTCGACGCCGCGCGCGAACTGCGATTCGACGCGATCATCAGTGACGTCATGATGCCGGAAATGGACGGCTTTGAGCTACTCAAAGCCGTGCGCGCCGATCCGGACCTTGCGACGACGCCGTTCATCATGCTCTCGGCGCGCGCCGGGCCGGAACACGCTCTCGAAGGTGTTACAATCGGTGCGGATGACTACATCGCCAAACCGTTTTCCGCTGAGGAACTGCGCGCGCGAGTACGCGCAAACCTGAACGCGGGAGAAATTCGTCAACGGGCGTGGGAGCTTTCCGAAGAGCAATTTCGGACGTTCGCGGAAGCCGTTCCCGTCATCGTGTGGAGCGCGACTCCCGACGGCTACGTGGATTGGTATAACAATCGCTGGTACGCGTACACAGGGCACGATCCGGAAGAATCCCTCGGTTGGGGATGGCAAGGCGTTCCGCACCTCGAGGATTTGCCGAAGATCATGGAGGCGTGGCCGCATTCGCTCGCGACCGGCGCGCGATTCGAAATGGAGCTGCGATTGCGCGGCCGCGACGGGCGCTATCGCTGGTTCCTGACGCGCGCCGAAGCGCATCGCGACGACTGCGGAAACATCGTCCGCTGGTACGGCAGCTACGTCGACGTCGATGCGCAGAAGCATGCGTTGGAAGGATCGAAGCGGGTCGCCGAAGCGCTGCAAAGCGTCTTCTTGCCCGACAGACTTCCGCGCACGGCCAACGTGCGCTTCGATGCGATCTACGTGGCAGCCGAAAAGGATGCGCTCATCGGCGGCGATTGGTTTGACGCCGTGCAACTGCCCAATGGCAGCATCCTCATCTCGATCGGCGACGTAGCGGGTCACGGTGTCGGCGCATCCATAACGGCTGCATCGATCCGGCAGTCGATGATCGGATATGCTTTGACCGGTGCCGATCCGGCTGAAATCTTGAAGCACGCAAACCGGGTTACGCGTTTTCAATATCCCGAGACGTTCGCTACCGCGATCGTTGGAATCATCGATCGCAGCTGCGAGGTTCTGTCGTACGCCTCTGCAGGCCATCCGGCTCCCTTTCTGGCCGAAACGCGGGATGCGCCGGCTCGCCCGCTCGATGCGGGCGGAATTCCACTTGGGATTGCCGACACGATGGAAACCGTGCTGCACCGCTTGCCGATCACGAGAGATGCGGTGCTCGTGCTATACACCGACGGCCTTACCGAGTTTGCGCGCGACATCGAACGTGCCGAGAAAACGATGCGCTCCGTAATGAGCGATCTCGTTGGAAACGCGAGCGTTGCGCATCCGGCGGTAGCCGTTCAAAAAGCGGTCCTTGGTGAGAATCGTCCCGTCGACGACGTCGCGATCCTTTTGGCGCAGTTCGGAACCGTTGATTCTAGGATGCTGCCGGTCGATCCCGAGAGCCTCGTTAAGGAATGGCGCTTCCACTCCAGCGATGCGCAAACGGCGCGAACGTCACGTCACGAGCTAACGAAATTCATTCACGCGCACGCTGCTGATATGGAATCGGTCTACGTCGCCGAGCTGATCTTCGGCGAAATCCTCGCCAACACGGTCGAGCACGCTCCAGGTCTGGTTCTGATTCGCATCGATTGGTCGGATGAGCTGCCGGTTGCCACGATTCGCGATAGCGGTCCCGGTTTACGCTACATCATCGCACGGCTTCCCGAAACACTCGACGATGGCGGCCGCGGATTGTTTCTCATCAAAGCGCTTGCCGCGGACGTCAGCATCGACCAAACGAGCGATGCGGGCACGGAATTGCGCGTCGTGCTTCCCGTGCCTCGCAAAGCCTATTGA
- a CDS encoding aminotransferase class V-fold PLP-dependent enzyme, whose translation MESGFGRTLRAQFLLQEDGAFLNHGSFGACPIPVLREQERIRTWMETQPDEFFTKDVVPRHRVTAVRSAATAIAEFVSVSADNVALVENATTGTQSVLQSVDFRPGDEILITNHQYNAVRLAVEQRCKETGAIPNVVQIPMPTNPDDVRKRYRDASNKRVKLAIVDHITSPTALLFPLAEIIEDLHALGILVHVDGAHAVGQIPLNVAELKPDWYTSNVHKWLYGPKGTAFFYASPAVAPITRPVLTSHFIEMGFPRSFDYCGTRDNSGWLAIPAAIAFFNQLGAEKFRRHNHALVERGTQLLQTLGAKPIAPIEMSAAMRAFILPQRRATEEGDGEALKEMLWADERIQVNSNSMMGALLIRFCAQAYVDDADLERLHSALEKRGWPGR comes from the coding sequence ATGGAATCAGGTTTCGGACGCACGCTCCGCGCGCAATTTCTGCTGCAAGAGGATGGCGCGTTCCTCAATCACGGGTCGTTCGGGGCGTGTCCGATTCCCGTGTTGCGCGAACAAGAGCGCATTCGAACCTGGATGGAAACGCAGCCCGACGAGTTCTTCACGAAGGACGTCGTTCCGCGGCATCGGGTCACGGCAGTCCGTTCGGCGGCCACCGCGATCGCCGAGTTCGTCAGCGTCTCCGCCGACAACGTTGCGCTCGTCGAGAACGCGACGACCGGAACGCAATCGGTGTTGCAGTCGGTCGATTTTCGTCCCGGCGACGAGATCCTGATCACGAACCATCAATACAATGCCGTTCGTCTCGCGGTCGAACAGCGTTGTAAGGAGACGGGCGCCATTCCGAACGTCGTGCAAATTCCGATGCCGACGAATCCGGACGACGTCCGTAAGCGCTATCGCGACGCGTCAAACAAGCGCGTCAAGCTCGCAATCGTGGATCACATCACGTCGCCGACGGCTTTGCTCTTTCCGCTGGCCGAAATCATTGAGGATCTGCACGCGCTCGGCATTCTCGTGCACGTGGACGGCGCGCATGCCGTCGGTCAAATTCCGCTGAACGTCGCCGAGCTGAAGCCGGATTGGTACACGAGCAACGTGCACAAGTGGCTCTACGGTCCTAAGGGAACGGCGTTCTTCTACGCGTCGCCGGCAGTCGCGCCGATCACGCGGCCCGTTCTCACGAGTCATTTCATCGAAATGGGCTTTCCTCGTTCGTTCGATTACTGCGGGACGCGTGACAACTCGGGATGGCTTGCCATTCCGGCGGCAATCGCGTTTTTCAACCAGCTCGGAGCTGAGAAATTCCGGCGGCATAACCACGCTTTGGTCGAGCGCGGCACCCAGCTACTTCAGACTCTGGGTGCGAAGCCGATCGCGCCGATCGAGATGTCGGCCGCAATGCGAGCCTTTATTTTGCCGCAACGCCGAGCAACGGAAGAAGGCGACGGTGAAGCTCTCAAAGAGATGCTTTGGGCCGACGAGCGGATTCAGGTCAATTCGAACAGCATGATGGGTGCGCTGTTGATTCGCTTCTGTGCGCAGGCATACGTTGACGACGCCGATCTGGAACGGCTCCATTCGGCACTAGAAAAACGGGGCTGGCCAGGTCGCTAG
- a CDS encoding methyltransferase domain-containing protein encodes MRFRTSGRRAGQRFDAENHVTTEALIFLNTLDPEAIGPSLEFATHYEPTPIREAEALLDAIPQPLEATTFVDIGSGMGRVVLLAARRPFKMVAGVEISGALHEVARENVARFEPDALRCHDIRLIRADAAEYKFPRGNLAVYLYNPFRANILASVLEHMLALPREVTLLYHTPVERETVEATGAFELERELSYAAVFRRARPKPDR; translated from the coding sequence GTGCGTTTCCGCACGAGCGGCCGCCGGGCCGGCCAACGCTTCGACGCCGAGAATCACGTCACGACCGAAGCGCTGATCTTCTTGAACACACTCGACCCCGAAGCGATCGGGCCGAGTCTCGAATTTGCGACGCACTACGAGCCAACGCCGATTCGTGAAGCCGAAGCGTTGCTCGATGCGATCCCGCAGCCGCTTGAAGCGACGACGTTCGTTGACATCGGATCGGGGATGGGGCGCGTCGTTTTGCTAGCTGCGCGCCGGCCGTTCAAGATGGTCGCGGGCGTCGAGATCTCGGGAGCGCTTCACGAGGTCGCGCGCGAGAACGTTGCGCGATTCGAGCCGGATGCGCTGCGATGCCATGACATCCGCCTGATTCGCGCCGATGCTGCGGAGTACAAATTTCCGCGCGGGAATCTTGCCGTCTACCTCTACAATCCGTTTCGCGCCAACATTCTCGCAAGCGTGCTCGAGCATATGCTCGCGCTGCCGCGTGAAGTTACCTTGCTGTATCACACACCCGTCGAGCGCGAGACGGTCGAAGCAACCGGTGCGTTCGAGCTAGAGCGCGAGCTCAGTTACGCCGCAGTCTTCAGAAGAGCGCGTCCGAAACCTGACCGTTGA
- a CDS encoding FkbM family methyltransferase: MREINRLTQTRYGRFLYNPNDVYIGKALEAYGEAHEFELELLRQLSAPGSTIFDLGANIGDHTIPLAKHVGASGFVYAFEPQRPIFQVLNANVALNDLPNVDCVHAALGSTHGSVLIPEIDYSVEANYGGIAVSEFKEGRPVERIMLDDYLDVHAADLVKVDVEGMEAEVLEGGRKFLARFRPVMYVENDRIDRSHELIELLYALNYRAFWHVTPLYNPANFKQNAENLYPNIVTTNMLCIPKELPFETQGPSFSEVLDPSEHPFKDG; this comes from the coding sequence GTGCGTGAAATCAACCGTCTGACTCAGACACGCTACGGCCGCTTCCTCTACAATCCGAACGACGTTTACATAGGTAAAGCGCTTGAGGCATATGGCGAAGCTCACGAGTTCGAGCTCGAGCTGTTGCGGCAACTGAGCGCGCCGGGCAGCACGATCTTCGATCTCGGCGCGAACATCGGCGACCACACGATCCCGCTGGCGAAGCACGTAGGTGCGAGCGGTTTCGTGTATGCATTCGAACCGCAACGCCCGATCTTTCAAGTGCTGAACGCGAACGTTGCGCTGAACGACTTGCCGAACGTCGATTGCGTGCACGCGGCGCTCGGGTCGACGCACGGCTCGGTCTTGATTCCGGAGATCGATTATTCCGTCGAAGCAAATTATGGCGGCATCGCAGTTTCCGAATTCAAGGAAGGCCGGCCTGTCGAGCGCATCATGCTCGACGACTATCTCGACGTGCATGCGGCTGATCTCGTAAAAGTTGACGTCGAGGGGATGGAAGCCGAAGTGCTCGAGGGCGGACGCAAATTTCTCGCGCGATTCCGTCCGGTAATGTACGTCGAGAACGATCGCATCGATCGCTCGCATGAGCTCATCGAGTTACTGTACGCGCTCAATTACCGCGCGTTTTGGCATGTGACGCCGCTCTACAATCCCGCGAACTTCAAGCAGAATGCCGAGAATCTGTATCCGAACATCGTCACGACAAACATGCTGTGTATTCCTAAAGAGCTGCCGTTCGAAACGCAAGGACCGAGTTTCAGCGAAGTGCTCGATCCGAGTGAGCACCCATTCAAGGACGGCTAG
- a CDS encoding PilZ domain-containing protein, translated as MFAALVGWYTGCERNRRRFPRVKRDFDVEYSLDGTRWIFAQGVDLSGGGMCMITLSPILADVFDVRIDLGGQPVAVRLRKIWGTTTQYRGKEAPYYGLQFEKINAHDWDAVIRSITGRSSAPVTQLESIPLAETEAKNLLPLQFRERMLSELRIRSRIDPQKPLPVVYEYGGVLTENSQQLHRFTVRSSINGYAGLKRFTTQVLVRDDDSDVTVLS; from the coding sequence ATGTTCGCAGCGCTTGTCGGCTGGTACACGGGATGCGAGCGCAATCGCAGACGGTTCCCTCGTGTCAAACGGGATTTCGACGTCGAGTACAGCTTAGACGGTACCCGTTGGATCTTCGCTCAGGGCGTCGACCTGAGCGGCGGCGGGATGTGCATGATCACACTATCGCCGATTCTGGCCGACGTCTTCGACGTGCGAATCGACCTCGGGGGCCAGCCGGTCGCCGTACGTTTGCGCAAGATCTGGGGAACGACGACGCAGTATCGCGGCAAAGAGGCTCCGTATTACGGACTGCAATTCGAAAAAATTAACGCGCACGATTGGGACGCGGTAATCCGCTCCATCACCGGACGTAGTTCAGCGCCGGTAACTCAACTCGAATCGATCCCGCTCGCGGAAACGGAAGCCAAGAATCTCTTGCCGCTGCAGTTTCGTGAACGAATGCTCAGCGAGCTGCGGATCCGCTCGCGAATCGATCCGCAAAAACCGTTGCCCGTCGTCTACGAGTATGGGGGCGTGCTGACGGAAAACAGTCAACAGTTGCATCGCTTTACGGTTCGCTCCAGCATCAACGGCTACGCCGGATTGAAGCGCTTCACAACGCAGGTTTTGGTGCGCGACGACGATAGCGACGTAACGGTCCTCAGCTAA
- a CDS encoding STAS domain-containing protein, whose amino-acid sequence MRQHVCVVDRINYSTSPLVVIRETLPNVEVLHVFGDADIATASELESSINEIDGSLPLIVDLSECRFIDTTAISVLIRAFRRLGDKFRIVVAPKSHVERVLNITHLPAIMSVSTSLEEAFKVA is encoded by the coding sequence ATGCGTCAGCATGTGTGCGTGGTAGATCGCATCAACTACTCCACTTCGCCACTCGTAGTTATCCGTGAGACCCTGCCGAACGTGGAGGTCCTGCACGTCTTCGGCGATGCCGACATCGCAACGGCCTCCGAGCTCGAGAGCTCGATCAACGAGATCGACGGCTCTCTTCCGTTGATCGTGGATCTCTCCGAATGCCGGTTTATCGATACGACCGCCATCTCGGTGCTGATCCGAGCCTTCAGGCGCCTCGGTGACAAGTTCCGGATTGTCGTCGCGCCGAAGAGCCACGTCGAACGTGTCCTCAATATCACCCATTTGCCGGCAATCATGTCGGTATCGACCAGCCTCGAAGAAGCTTTCAAAGTCGCTTAA